A genome region from Terriglobales bacterium includes the following:
- a CDS encoding tetratricopeptide repeat protein, with protein MNEEGQAVESTVSRIIRHEIVRLLVLSILGTVAFLGTRAAATWNRDVQARTAAVWYERGQRAMAAGDLQEAIDFLRRATATARDNPVYSLALAEALASAQKDEEADQILLRLRERTPENPKINLQLARIAAKRGSVAEATRYYHSALYGVWPGESGDEERRQVRIELTRFLLQHGARDLALSELLAYSGDLPPSAAAQIQAGELFLEAADPAQALAHFTSALKQERASDQAFLGAGKAEFQLGDYAHARRYLASVKQGALVEEASELLAVTNVVLENDPVASGIGAQERRRRLRACLQGVLQRLQECLAQPPGADIVELQALLQEAQALEPSLKSWRRLKDEDVIPTVLDLVYRTEQQSDRICGTPSSLDRGLALIAENYLREHQP; from the coding sequence TTGAATGAAGAAGGGCAAGCCGTAGAAAGTACGGTCTCGCGCATCATTCGGCACGAGATCGTCCGGCTCCTGGTGCTCTCGATCCTGGGCACGGTCGCGTTTCTTGGTACCCGCGCGGCGGCGACGTGGAACCGGGATGTGCAGGCCCGGACCGCGGCGGTCTGGTATGAGCGGGGCCAGCGCGCCATGGCAGCGGGAGACCTCCAGGAGGCCATCGACTTTCTTCGCCGGGCGACCGCCACGGCACGTGACAATCCTGTCTACAGCCTTGCCCTGGCGGAGGCGCTAGCCTCGGCCCAGAAGGATGAGGAAGCTGACCAGATCCTGCTCCGCTTGCGCGAACGCACACCGGAGAATCCCAAGATCAACCTGCAGCTTGCCAGGATCGCGGCCAAGCGGGGCAGTGTGGCAGAAGCGACCCGCTACTATCACAGCGCTCTGTACGGGGTTTGGCCGGGCGAAAGTGGAGACGAAGAGAGGCGGCAGGTACGGATCGAACTGACAAGATTCCTGCTCCAGCACGGGGCGCGGGACCTCGCGCTTTCCGAGCTGCTGGCGTACAGCGGGGACTTGCCGCCCAGCGCCGCCGCCCAGATTCAAGCGGGAGAACTCTTCCTTGAAGCCGCGGATCCCGCGCAGGCGCTGGCGCACTTCACGAGCGCGTTAAAGCAGGAACGCGCCTCCGACCAGGCTTTTCTTGGGGCAGGGAAGGCCGAGTTTCAGTTGGGCGACTACGCCCATGCCCGAAGATACCTGGCATCTGTCAAGCAAGGTGCGCTGGTGGAGGAGGCCTCCGAGCTCCTGGCCGTCACGAATGTGGTGCTGGAGAATGACCCTGTAGCTTCCGGGATCGGAGCGCAAGAACGGCGACGCCGCCTGAGAGCCTGCCTGCAGGGCGTTTTGCAGCGCCTGCAGGAATGCCTTGCGCAGCCGCCGGGCGCAGATATCGTCGAGCTTCAGGCCCTGCTACAAGAAGCACAAGCTCTAGAACCCTCCCTCAAGTCCTGGCGGCGGCTTAAGGATGAGGACGTGATCCCCACCGTGCTCGACCTCGTATATCGAACCGAACAGCAAAGCGATCGCATCTGCGGAACGCCTTCCAGCCTGGATCGCGGGCTGGCCCTGATTGCGGAAAACTACCTGCGCGAGCACCAGCCATGA